One Gossypium hirsutum isolate 1008001.06 chromosome A11, Gossypium_hirsutum_v2.1, whole genome shotgun sequence genomic window carries:
- the LOC107896577 gene encoding B-box zinc finger protein 18 isoform X1 — translation MRTICDACESAAAIVFCAADEAALCGACDEKVHLCNKLAGRHVRVRLANPSDVPRCDICENAPAFFYCEIDGTSLCLQCDMIVHVGGKRTHGRYLVLRQRVEFPGYKPGNIEDPASQPLDPSETMRGQNHAAKRTVGENQQNDKASPVLRMDANADGHLETGTKMIDLNMKPHRIHGQASNNQEQ, via the exons ATGCGAACCATTTGCGACGCTTGTGAAAGTGCTGCTGCTATCGTCTTCTGTGCTGCCGATGAGGCTGCTCTTTGCGGTGCTTGTGATGAAAAG GTCCATTTGTGCAATAAGCTTGCCGGCCGGCATGTCCGGGTGCGTCTGGCAAACCCCAGTGATGTTCCTCGCTGCGATATATGTGAAAATGCACCTG CTTTCTTTTACTGTGAGATAGATGGAACATCCCTTTGTTTACAATGTGATATGATTGTACATGTTGGAGGTAAAAGAACTCATGGAAGATATCTTGTCTTAAGGCAGAGAGTAGAG tttccaGGGTATAAACCTGGTAATATAGAGGATCCAGCTTCGCAGCCTTTGGATCCCAGTGAGACCATGAGAGGCCAAAATCATGCAGCTAAACGGACAGTGGGAGAGAACCAACAAAATGACAAGGCCTCTCCTGTTCTAAGGATGGATGCTAATGCTGATGGTCATCTTGAAACGGGTACTAAAATGATAGACTTGAATATGAAGCCGCACCGAATACATGGGCAAGCCTCAAACAATCAG GAACAATAA
- the LOC107896577 gene encoding B-box zinc finger protein 19 isoform X2, with protein MCQVHLCNKLAGRHVRVRLANPSDVPRCDICENAPAFFYCEIDGTSLCLQCDMIVHVGGKRTHGRYLVLRQRVEFPGYKPGNIEDPASQPLDPSETMRGQNHAAKRTVGENQQNDKASPVLRMDANADGHLETGTKMIDLNMKPHRIHGQASNNQEQ; from the exons ATGTGCCAGGTCCATTTGTGCAATAAGCTTGCCGGCCGGCATGTCCGGGTGCGTCTGGCAAACCCCAGTGATGTTCCTCGCTGCGATATATGTGAAAATGCACCTG CTTTCTTTTACTGTGAGATAGATGGAACATCCCTTTGTTTACAATGTGATATGATTGTACATGTTGGAGGTAAAAGAACTCATGGAAGATATCTTGTCTTAAGGCAGAGAGTAGAG tttccaGGGTATAAACCTGGTAATATAGAGGATCCAGCTTCGCAGCCTTTGGATCCCAGTGAGACCATGAGAGGCCAAAATCATGCAGCTAAACGGACAGTGGGAGAGAACCAACAAAATGACAAGGCCTCTCCTGTTCTAAGGATGGATGCTAATGCTGATGGTCATCTTGAAACGGGTACTAAAATGATAGACTTGAATATGAAGCCGCACCGAATACATGGGCAAGCCTCAAACAATCAG GAACAATAA